The Citrus sinensis cultivar Valencia sweet orange chromosome 4, DVS_A1.0, whole genome shotgun sequence DNA segment ttgcCCCATACTCTGTTAATACCTCCTTGAATGTCGTAGCAGTTGGGGTGATCAGCTAAGACTCTTAAGTTCGATAATGGGATTAAGTTATTATCCCAATCAACAACTTGTAAATTTCTGAAATATGATGCTTTCCCAAATCCTTCGCCGGCAAAATGGCCGCTGCCCATTTGTGTTGATGTGTGGAAACCACTTGGCCTCGAGTTCACAATTTCTCCACCAAATTGCACCATGCTTGCATGGTCTGTAAGGTGCGTGAACAAGAATGATGGCCAATACCCGACTAGTACCCCGGATCCGAATTCAAGCCACCAATTTCCGTGCTTTGGatcctgaaattttttttggaattaaaaatagtttaattaatgattatttaacTTGCATGTCGTCTATATAGAGGAAGCTTGAGGAGAATTTATCGAataatgaaaagtaaaaataaaaagagtggaGGGGTCAGTACTCAAAGCTCTTTTACTTAGAAAAGAAGAGAATCTTGTAAAGTAGAAAAGCAATAATGAAATTACTGGTATTATTTTTGAAGCTATCAGTGCACGCGAGAGCAATATACAACCCCTGTAGTGCTAGTGCAATTTTACAGCCATGCACtattatcaaataagaaaaattgaaattaaaaataaaaaaataaataaagtcatGGGTTGttgacaaaataattatgtctAAATCTTATGCCATTAACTTGGGTCTCGACTCGCTACTCTCTAgcagattatttattttattatctactTTTGAGAAGGTCTAGTACTTAACCTATGCTTTATAAATTGGTGAGGCTCCAGCTCCATCATTGGCTGCATGGAGCCTTTCCCGTAAAATCTTCCCAGGTTCAATAAAAGCAATTCAGATCGGACGGCTCAGATTCGTCTGTCACATTTGTGTTTCATATCTACTCAAATCAAATTCTGGATCTGGCAGTCTTATTTTGTCTCTATTTGTGACCAAGACCATCAACTGATGATTCAACGCAGGCTCAGGCTTtatattcaagaaaaataattaaaaggaacatgatcaaatttcaaatcGATTACCTTCCAAATCAGCAAACTGATATCGAATTGGCCACCATTGTATGATGATGTCGGTGAGATTGCAGCTCCAATTGCGATTCTATTGTTAGTTTGAACAAAGCCGGAGCATAGCAAATTGTAGCACCCAGTTGCTTGGTATGCATCagtctataaattaatattactgtcagttttttttttttttttaaatcatttacaAGTGAATAAGCCAAATTATGTATACAAGATAAGTCAAATTTTGTATTGATTGTACTCACAGTCCAGTAAGTGAAGAACCTGGGGTAGTTGTCCCCATACAGCTCTGGGCTTACctgcaaaaatataaatgatttagCAACCAACCATGGGCAAGAAAATTCAACAACAGTATAtacataaattcaaataaattatgaaaatgagaGGTAGTTGCACTGTCGTAGCAGCTGCTTTAAATGttaagaacaaaacaaatatttgaCAATTTGATGCAGTAAATATTGGAAAACATGGTTGGCTCATTTTCGggaaaatttaatagaattaggAGGAGGTTGGACATGCCTGCCAGCCAGCTTCAATGGTGTTAAGATCATCCCCAAATGAACCAGATATGACCCACATTTGTGATAAGCTGAATTCATACTGATTAACCACTCTTGGTGCCCACACATTTATGCTTGCTTTCGCTCCGTAGTATTGATCTCCAGTCACATACCCAACTGCATGCTGTAAATTaaccaaatttcaaaatttaaaattgtgtcCAAGATGAACATTAAATTAACAGACAAgtttttaatatcaatgtgATTTCTTGTTGAACAGTGAAGGAATGGTTGTTAGCCAAGGGAAAtgaaagatataaaaaataaatcatgacTATTGATTTAGTGTTCAGTGCAAAATTAACTTAGCACTGAATCCCCCAATTTCACATTGTAACAAGAAAGTTTctaagaaagaagagaaagatgGCAAACAGTCATTATACAGAACTGCAGGGGACtcattaatgaaaaaattcttttgcaCTGAAATAAGTGAATTACTGTAATTACTAAAACCAAGAAGCTGCTTGTGTTTAATGATTGAAATAAAAGAGGATCAAGCTGCTAGAATTACTTATTTTGCTCAGTAGGAAAGTATCAGCaacacataaaatttattaattctttttcttttcatctcaGGAACTCATTATTGATGAAAACTAGACATTGCAGCATTTATTATTCACTGGAACAGCAATCTCTAGtccattttgatgaaatttcaCCTTAAACTCGTTAGGAAAAAAGattagaaaataacaaaaacataaaaaagtaGCAAATACGTATTTTTGTTAAACctgtaaaaagtaaaaaaaaaaaaaaaaaaaactcttttgttaattcttttggggatttaaaaattaacataatggTCCTATTCAAAAAGAGACCTAAAGCAGTAGgcaatcaacaacaacaagccTGATGTGCCATTTTCTTTGACCACTTTCTTTAGagttgtttgtttatttgaatATGGAGGCAAGGCTCCTGGGGGAAGAAAATGATATTACAgtacaaatttctttatttatttatttttcaaagaaaaaactcTGACGCACTAATTACCTCATGGCCATTGCTGTTTGTGTCTCTTCTTACAcgtcttattttttttcttccaaattttcCGACAGAAGTAGCTCTTAACACGTCTTGTTCAGTTGTTCTTCTGATTGGAATTGTTCCTTCTGGACATGATTCACCAGAGAAGCTCCACAACTGAAATTCTTCAGTGATCATGCCACTCGGCTTGTGCCCATTTGGTCTTGCCGGTGGATCCTGAAAGTTTCAGAAATGTTTAGAGGTTTAATGATCATTAATTCACttgttaaagaaaatatataattaccaATGGTCTCTGTCCTTTCAACTTAGGATGATCAAAAGCAGGCTGTAGATGAGTTTCTACACAATCTATAATATCACCATCAGGACTCTGCAGcaataaacaagaaaatattagACAACGCATTTGAAGTCCAAGAAAACGGAGCAAAAACAGGGGAAATAAAAgtgaaattcttttaatagAGAGAGAGTGGAATTGCCTGAATGGTCTTCACAGCAGGcttgttgattttgttgagATGAGCTCTAATAAACTTCAACTTGTGCAACTCTTCCTCTGGGCGAAGAGTTGTTTGATTGGTTGCATTTAGATTTTTGCCGGTATCCGAAGAATGAACAAGACAAATCGAAGAAGAAAGTACAAGAAGATAGGACACAAAAATGGGAATGATTGGGGAGATCTTACAGCAACTAGAAGAAGTCATATTTGAGAAACTTCCTTGAgtagttgtttgtttttggaaACCTGTTTGTGTTTCTGTACATTTGTGCTGCTGTTGTTGTCTGCTTCTGCTGTGATCAAAACGATACCATTTATGCCTAGTTTTGGCACATAGAAACGCAACTCCCACCAAATCCATCCAACAGGAAATGATCATTTTAAGGCACTCCAATTCTTAGTATTCACTCTCTCATCACCATTTCCCGAAGCTCTcttcaacttcttcttcttcttctaaaaTACGTCGGTTTTATGTTCTGACACCTTGGAGCTTCTAAGacctaaataaataaatagaaaaactcacaaatgggttttattttcttaaagttatAAACATGTGGGTGTGGTGATTAAATACTAGGGTAGTGATGAAATCATGcctgatatttttaaaatttatgaaagggAGAGAatttgtgagagagagagagagaggagagagagagaggtgaGAGGTTGTGTTTCCGGTCTCCGATACAAGGACTGAAACTTTAgcttttgtgttaattttaagAGGGCAAAATGTCGCTCATTTCTGTTATTCTTTACTTTGGTTCTGCGGACAGATAGGAATTACACTTGATTCTGGCCTGGGTTACCGAAGTTCTTTGCTTTGGGTTACTTCTCTTTCTCACTTCCCTAGATGTTCTTTGTGTCAGCTGCTCTAATTTTTATACTTGAGTAATCTCCCGTTTTAATTACTTCCATAATTTAACCAAATAAAAGCTAACCCACTTTGGGTTTTCCTTAATTTGTTTGCATACTCAATCTGGGTTTTGGataatttgaccaaaaagaGATTTCGTGGCTTATCGCCGAGCCTACAGTAGTTTAGGTTGCACATTGGTTCATTGTTGTTTCATTCCGTGGGTCACCACTAAGATTGTCAAATATGAATAAGAAGAAGTCAGTAATATCCATGGTCttaaattttgacttaatagaGTTTCTTCCAAGTGTTACATCCTTATTGAGCTGTCGTTTTCTATATATGCGAGTGGTGacccatttttttaattcattttaattaattatttttatctttttgtgtTGAGCCTGCTGTATGTGCTGGCACGCGCACTTGGTTATGTGCACTCATTGCATGCCTAATGCGAAAACTCTATGCATGCATGCTTATGGGCTTAACATTACATTTACGAGCTGTCGTCGATCGTCTATGTTTATTTGGGGGCTCAATCTGATTTGTTGGccaaaaggataaaaaaaaagaataatctGTCACCaattatatattcttttcacttttccttTGCATGGTGCGTTAAAAGAATATCAACCACCCTAGCtctcttattttcaatattttatcaaGTAAAATGTATCATCcctcataaaatttttagcttTTCACCACGTCTAGCTAGCTATGCATGGGGCAACTGGGGCAACCTTTTCTTCACTATTGTAACTAAGATCTCTTTTAGGGCACCGGCAATGATGCCCGCCACTTCCCTAGCAGtgcctttatatatatatatatatatatatatataattttctgatcacgattttaaaattattgaaaagtttagaaaaattttaaaatcatgaagtttaagaaacttaaaatttaaagtactTAAATAGTATAATTTATTCGTTTTTCCAAACTTTTCTGCAGTTTAAATTCCGTGTTATGAAAACTTTACCGCACCCACCTCTCcagcaaagaaaattaaatagaaaacatttagaaataatattattggcCCGCCGGCTAGTGTCACTCTCATTACACAACCAATTGGCTAATATAATTGAGATCATATCTCAGTGCAACAACGCTTTTCCCTTTGCTTCTCTTCAAGACCACCATATAGCTGCATATCTAGTATTTATGACAAATTACTATGTTCAATcataaacaagtaaattttggCTTGTTTTCTTGCTGATAATTTTGGTGGCATGTTCCGTTTtactaattaaactagccgAGTGATGATaagaatacaaaattaaagcCACATATTAGGCTGCTATTTAAATTGGATGGAGCCATCCTTGTCTTAGCTAGTTTACACACACAACAATGCCGTGCACGGTCCCAAGTGGCTGCTAATTAATTGTCTGATGCTTGgtgattgattaattaaatgaaaatgagccCAAAGAATTAATCcccatatttatttatgacgTTACCTTATGAGGTATCACGAAGTTAACCCTACGAACGGTTTCACAACTCTTGGCCTAGATCTGTATGTGGTGGGAGAGGTTGTACTAACTTACgtgaaaattattcaaaagcTGATGGTTAATTTGAAAAGTTCTGCTGAttaaaagcaattaatttttgtacgTTTGATATTCTTTATGAAGTGGGACGGGGCACCATGCAGAAATTTTGTAAGAGAAGGCAATAAGATGGGAGGGAACTATTAGGGTAAATCAGTCATCAAGTGATGATCAGACAATGCGTGTGCAGTTGAGCACGCATGTGTCTCACTGTGTGTAATATTCAATGGAAGGCGCAATATTGTCTATAATGAAGTGAAAACATTGTCTGTTGTTCATTTCAGTTTTAATATAATCTCAAATGAAACTTTAAAACAGTCcatcattaatatatatagaattattaCAGTGTGGTTCTGGcctttcagaattttttttttttttttgataagtgCATATGAAAATATGATTACCTCTTTTGAGGAGAGGCTGATGGTTGATGCTGTACGTCCGAAACCATGTGGTGTTATCTTTCATTATACATTCCAATGTTTCCCTTTTCGTCATCCTGATTCCTGAGCTGGggagaacaaaaaaaaaaaaaaaagctgaaaTTGAGGCCATTAATGTATTCAAAGTGTTGGACCTAGATTCTGACGTCTACGCACCAGTCATCATTGCAGTTGTACAATCAGATGTGAGAGTAACAAGCCTACTTCTTTCACGCACTTGTATtcagtattttaaaaatgaaaaaaaaaactaagttTTACATTTAGATCAattcaaactttaaattaGTTTTGATTAACCAAAACCTAGAGTTTTaagtttgaataaaatttacaccTAGGTGTAATGATGGTGTCTCTAACTTGGAGCTATGAGATTTTCTTGAAGCTtctggaaaaagaaaagaatatttaAGTATTCAGGAAAGGGCCACAGACACAGTTATTTGATGTAATGTTAATTGACCCTTCAGAGTGGCAGccaaagtttttcttttttgacatTTCATTGGTGTTAGATTGCATTGACTCTAGATATTGAGTTGAACGAATGTATCAATTTAAAGTCACTCCACAGGATGATCCATccatcattttatttcatttttctaatttagtGAGATAAAATGTAAAGTCGTACTACCAATCGTGATGTAGGTGGAGCAAAATTTGATCAGAAAATGCCAGGGCAAAAGCTCAAAAGTTAGTGCTTGAACAGGTGTTTTTGTCGGCAGAGACGGCCCATTAGAAACATATTTTGATGAAAAGTCCATGTAGCCAAATGGGTCCTGCCCTAACCCCAAATCTAAAAATTCGATGAGGTCCAAgttgtcaaaagtgcttttagTGTAAGTGATTTTAGAAGCAGGTTGACGAAGACCTAAATGGCTTAGAGACAACAGGACAAAGACCCATTTCTTCTTCTGGTACAGCTGATTACCCCACAAAAGACCAAAGGTGGGCTTTACAGGATTAATTTCCTAGAAGCTCGATAAAAGCTGAGACACAGATTGTGAAAGAGAATATAGTGAGCTGGTTGGGTTAATCTTATAACCACGCGCCAATAAGTATTTAGCAATTGCAATGATGTATTTGTTGTAATTCCTTGACTTAATGGAAAAGATAAACCGCTAGTTTTTCTTCTGAAATTCTGTTCAAAGCCTAAGCCATGGGGACACAAATAATCCGCAAACATTGACTCCgtatcaaaaaataaagagggcGGTTGAGGTACGGGATAATCTTTTTACAAAATGCTTTGCTTGGTCGCAAAGAAGATATTGAAgggttaaaaataataataataataatagataaaataaaacaaattttccGAAATGAAATTCTGAATGTTAACCGAAGGAAGTTAATTATCTagaatcaaaatatcat contains these protein-coding regions:
- the LOC102606970 gene encoding uncharacterized protein LOC102606970 isoform X1, with amino-acid sequence MIISCWMDLVGVAFLCAKTRHKWYRFDHSRSRQQQQHKCTETQTGFQKQTTTQGSFSNMTSSSCCKISPIIPIFVSYLLVLSSSICLVHSSDTGKNLNATNQTTLRPEEELHKLKFIRAHLNKINKPAVKTIQSPDGDIIDCVETHLQPAFDHPKLKGQRPLDPPARPNGHKPSGMITEEFQLWSFSGESCPEGTIPIRRTTEQDVLRATSVGKFGRKKIRRVRRDTNSNGHEHAVGYVTGDQYYGAKASINVWAPRVVNQYEFSLSQMWVISGSFGDDLNTIEAGWQVSPELYGDNYPRFFTYWTTDAYQATGCYNLLCSGFVQTNNRIAIGAAISPTSSYNGGQFDISLLIWKDPKHGNWWLEFGSGVLVGYWPSFLFTHLTDHASMVQFGGEIVNSRPSGFHTSTQMGSGHFAGEGFGKASYFRNLQVVDWDNNLIPLSNLRVLADHPNCYDIQGGINRVWGNYFYYGGPGKNPRCP
- the LOC102606970 gene encoding uncharacterized protein LOC102606970 isoform X2, coding for MIISCWMDLVGVAFLCAKTRHKWYRFDHSRSRQQQQHKCTETQTGFQKQTTTQGSFSNMTSSSCCKISPIIPIFVSYLLVLSSSICLVHSSDTGKNLNATNQTTLRPEEELHKLKFIRAHLNKINKPAVKTIQSPDGDIIDCVETHLQPAFDHPKLKGQRPLDPPARPNGHKPSGMITEEFQLWSFSGESCPEGTIPIRRTTEQDVLRATSVGKFGRKKIRRVRRDTNSNGHEHAVGYVTGDQYYGAKASINVWAPRVVNQYEFSLSQMWVISGSFGDDLNTIEAGWQVSPELYGDNYPRFFTYWTTDAYQATGCYNLLCSGFVQTNNRIAIGAAISPTSSYNGGQFDISLLIWKLMVLVTNRDKIRLPDPEFDLSRYETQM